From the Solibacillus sp. FSL R5-0449 genome, one window contains:
- a CDS encoding 3-oxoacyl-ACP reductase, whose translation MKLHEQTVLVTGASRGVGEELVKAFVKEGANVVLNYYKSEEKAQHLAQSLGSQVIALQADIRNQQEVKQMVKKAKEYFHTPITTIVNNALIDFEFNPLTQKNVFGLQWTDYNKQFEGTIKGALNSIQACIEDMKELEFGRIINIGTNLFQNPVVAYHEYTTAKAALLGFTRNMAKELGEYGVTVNMMSGGLLKQTDASKVTTAEVFQLIENITPLQRVATPKNLAEVALFFASPWGSAITGQNLVVDGGLVMD comes from the coding sequence ATGAAATTACATGAACAAACCGTTTTAGTTACAGGCGCAAGTAGAGGTGTTGGAGAAGAACTCGTAAAAGCATTTGTCAAAGAGGGAGCTAATGTCGTACTGAATTATTATAAGAGTGAGGAAAAAGCGCAACATTTAGCACAAAGTTTGGGTTCTCAAGTTATCGCTTTACAAGCAGATATCCGCAATCAACAAGAAGTGAAGCAAATGGTTAAAAAGGCAAAAGAGTATTTTCATACCCCGATTACAACCATTGTTAATAATGCATTGATTGATTTTGAATTTAATCCACTCACACAAAAAAATGTGTTTGGGCTTCAATGGACCGATTACAATAAGCAATTTGAAGGAACGATTAAGGGTGCTTTAAATAGTATTCAAGCATGCATTGAGGATATGAAAGAACTGGAATTTGGTCGTATTATTAATATTGGGACAAACTTATTTCAGAATCCGGTAGTAGCTTATCATGAATATACAACAGCTAAAGCAGCATTGCTCGGATTTACACGTAACATGGCGAAAGAGTTAGGGGAGTATGGCGTTACAGTCAATATGATGTCTGGTGGACTATTAAAACAAACGGATGCAAGTAAAGTGACAACAGCAGAAGTATTTCAATTGATTGAAAACATAACCCCTTTACAAAGAGTGGCAACACCAAAAAATTTAGCGGAAGTGGCATTATTCTTTGCATCTCCTTGGGGAAGTGCCATCACTGGGCAGAATTTAGTCGTTGATGGCGGTCTTGTAATGGATTAA
- a CDS encoding restriction endonuclease gives MERNNNIPIRNIYYMLSYAYQTLSLSEYKQIGTEKFEDVKELYAEILMIGIPVLIRGGLSKDYISIEETSNVIKGKIDINSTIKKNTLVNKKISVVYDEFSENILLNQIIKATLVYLSRSNKISRKMRRLFYGLLAYFTEVSDVELDLKLWKNVRYNRQDIRYQFIVDVCRYLYEQLLFDESSTSQLMKEVQDEQRLSTLYEKFIYEFFKRETKYNVSHPQIHWNVDDEFTDALPIMQTDLVLKKDKMTLIVDTKFYSENMVARFKGGVAKQKSGNLYQIFTYINNWKNDPGETVAGMLLYAKTTALNQPNHIYHIKGNPIYVVSLNLQQDFKGIKKDLLAYAHQFFALMKGVNQ, from the coding sequence ATGGAGAGAAATAATAATATTCCTATTCGTAATATATACTATATGCTTTCCTATGCATATCAAACGTTAAGTCTTTCTGAGTATAAACAAATCGGGACAGAAAAGTTTGAGGACGTCAAAGAGCTATACGCAGAAATTTTAATGATTGGTATACCTGTTTTGATTCGCGGAGGATTAAGTAAAGATTATATAAGCATTGAAGAGACTTCCAATGTTATTAAGGGGAAAATTGATATCAATTCCACGATAAAGAAAAATACATTGGTTAATAAGAAAATCTCAGTGGTTTATGATGAATTCTCAGAAAATATATTGTTGAATCAAATTATTAAAGCGACACTCGTTTACCTATCTCGTTCAAATAAAATAAGTCGAAAAATGCGTAGATTGTTTTACGGTTTGCTGGCGTATTTTACAGAGGTATCAGATGTAGAGTTAGATTTGAAGCTATGGAAAAACGTGAGATATAACCGCCAAGATATTCGCTACCAGTTTATTGTAGATGTATGTAGATATCTATATGAGCAATTATTATTTGATGAAAGTTCTACATCTCAACTAATGAAAGAGGTTCAAGATGAACAAAGACTATCAACTTTATATGAAAAGTTCATCTATGAATTTTTCAAACGTGAAACGAAATATAATGTATCTCACCCCCAAATTCATTGGAATGTTGATGATGAATTCACAGATGCTTTACCGATTATGCAAACTGATCTTGTACTTAAGAAAGATAAAATGACTTTGATAGTGGATACTAAATTTTATTCTGAGAATATGGTAGCAAGGTTTAAAGGTGGGGTTGCAAAACAAAAATCTGGTAATCTTTATCAAATATTTACGTATATAAATAATTGGAAAAATGATCCAGGTGAAACGGTAGCAGGTATGTTACTTTATGCGAAAACTACCGCATTAAATCAACCAAATCATATTTATCACATTAAAGGTAATCCAATTTATGTCGTATCTCTAAATTTACAGCAAGATTTTAAAGGTATAAAGAAAGACCTATTAGCATATGCTCATCAATTTTTTGCATTAATGAAGGGGGTAAATCAATGA